A genomic stretch from Paraburkholderia dioscoreae includes:
- a CDS encoding methyltransferase domain-containing protein encodes MAYAIDRLETFRSHVFCEGWFSGLAERRGSISVMLDGKRYQPVITAVNRPDVAAAFGRGAEKWGFRLSCRIDARDGWYGRIGLILSDGKTELRVDDPAREVLNADCAESSAAEAAFFESVRAADNPAILEIGSRARSGNNRRALFPASASYVGFDIVAGENVDIVGDAHFLSQTLPANHFDYIYTISTFEHLMMPWKVAVEMNKVMKTGGIGFIQSHQSWPVHDAPWDFYRFSKFGWHGIFNQFTGFEVVTSAQSNPAAIIPQTQIDNPATFLENETGYLASMCVIKKVAPCNLSWDADPGTIMKTAYPG; translated from the coding sequence ATGGCGTATGCGATTGACCGTCTGGAAACTTTTCGTTCGCACGTATTCTGTGAAGGCTGGTTTTCCGGCCTTGCGGAGCGTCGCGGATCGATCTCGGTAATGTTGGACGGCAAGCGTTATCAGCCTGTCATCACCGCCGTCAACCGGCCGGACGTCGCAGCCGCGTTCGGTCGAGGTGCTGAAAAGTGGGGATTCAGACTGTCATGTCGCATCGACGCGCGAGACGGATGGTATGGAAGAATTGGCCTGATCCTGTCGGACGGCAAAACGGAACTCCGTGTCGATGATCCGGCGCGCGAGGTGCTTAACGCGGACTGCGCGGAATCAAGCGCTGCCGAGGCGGCTTTCTTCGAATCGGTGCGAGCTGCCGACAATCCTGCCATTCTCGAGATCGGCTCACGCGCCCGCAGCGGCAACAATCGCCGTGCGCTCTTCCCTGCTTCGGCCAGCTATGTGGGTTTCGACATCGTGGCCGGCGAAAACGTCGACATAGTCGGCGATGCCCATTTCCTTTCTCAGACACTTCCTGCCAATCACTTCGACTACATCTACACGATCTCCACGTTTGAACACCTGATGATGCCGTGGAAAGTCGCGGTCGAGATGAACAAGGTGATGAAGACCGGTGGTATCGGCTTTATCCAGTCTCATCAGTCGTGGCCGGTGCATGATGCGCCGTGGGACTTTTACCGCTTCTCGAAGTTCGGCTGGCATGGCATCTTCAACCAGTTCACCGGATTCGAGGTCGTGACCAGCGCCCAGAGCAACCCGGCGGCGATCATCCCCCAGACGCAGATCGACAATCCGGCGACGTTCCTTGAGAACGAGACCGGCTATCTGGCGAGCATGTGCGTGATAAAAAAGGTGGCGCCCTGCAACCTTTCCTGGGACGCCGATCCAGGCACGATCATGAAGACAGCCTATCCGGGCTGA
- a CDS encoding cupin domain-containing protein has product MNRNAFTESLTKEGFPDAVVVTREANAEMAVHEHPFEAKALILEGEMSIRVGDEERAYHVGDVFHLLPHKPHSERYGPNGVTYLVGRKQ; this is encoded by the coding sequence ATGAACCGTAACGCATTCACCGAAAGCCTGACGAAAGAAGGCTTCCCCGACGCCGTGGTTGTCACGCGCGAGGCGAACGCCGAGATGGCTGTTCACGAGCATCCGTTCGAAGCGAAAGCCCTGATTCTCGAAGGCGAAATGAGCATACGCGTGGGTGACGAGGAACGCGCGTATCACGTCGGCGACGTCTTCCACTTGCTGCCCCACAAACCGCATTCGGAGCGCTATGGCCCGAATGGTGTGACGTATCTGGTGGGAAGGAAGCAGTAA
- a CDS encoding succinylglutamate desuccinylase/aspartoacylase family protein, which translates to MNRQSIPLLSPAIGTHRELVSFHFGPANSGQKIYIQSSLHADETPAMLTTVLLKRRLLELEKQDALNAEIVLVPVANPVGLGQYVLGQFLGRFDLGSGKNFNRHFLQFPKLVAQAKEALGSNAAENVRIVRRLIAEELAAQKPLTEFESLQLALLKLSFDADVIIDLHCSLEAAMHLYTSEAAWPEFEPLSRYLGAQASLLATNSGGEAFDETHSLLWWQLRQALPADKPVPDGAIAVTVECRGQRDVSYEVAQEDADALVDYLVWRKAIQLDARPLPPLLTPATPLAGSEQFYAPVSGILIHRAKIGDTIRVGQALFDIVDPLTDETTTIVSKTEGVFYMRRAIRFVTAGAPLGRVTGTRPFRTGVLLGA; encoded by the coding sequence ATGAACAGGCAATCCATTCCGCTTCTCTCGCCGGCTATCGGCACGCACCGCGAACTGGTGTCGTTTCATTTCGGCCCGGCGAATAGCGGGCAGAAGATTTATATCCAGTCGTCGCTGCATGCCGATGAAACGCCGGCGATGCTGACGACGGTCTTGCTCAAGCGTCGTTTGCTCGAACTGGAAAAGCAGGATGCGCTGAACGCGGAAATCGTCCTTGTGCCGGTAGCGAATCCGGTCGGGCTCGGCCAATACGTGCTCGGTCAATTTCTTGGCCGCTTCGATCTGGGCAGCGGGAAGAACTTCAATCGTCACTTCCTGCAGTTTCCGAAGCTGGTGGCGCAAGCCAAAGAAGCGTTGGGTTCCAATGCCGCCGAGAATGTGCGGATTGTTCGCCGGTTGATTGCCGAGGAACTGGCCGCTCAGAAACCGTTGACCGAATTCGAATCGCTGCAACTGGCGCTGCTGAAACTCTCGTTCGACGCGGATGTAATTATCGATCTGCACTGTTCGCTCGAAGCGGCAATGCACCTCTATACCAGCGAGGCCGCGTGGCCCGAGTTCGAACCGTTGTCGCGTTATCTTGGAGCGCAGGCGTCGTTGCTTGCCACCAATTCAGGCGGCGAAGCGTTCGATGAAACGCACAGCCTGTTATGGTGGCAGTTGCGACAAGCTCTGCCGGCCGACAAGCCGGTGCCTGACGGTGCGATTGCCGTGACCGTGGAGTGCCGCGGCCAGCGCGACGTTTCCTATGAGGTTGCTCAAGAGGATGCCGACGCACTTGTCGATTATCTGGTGTGGCGCAAGGCGATTCAGCTCGACGCCAGGCCTTTGCCGCCGTTGTTGACGCCCGCCACGCCGCTCGCCGGCAGTGAGCAGTTCTATGCGCCGGTGAGCGGGATTCTCATTCACCGCGCGAAGATTGGCGACACGATTCGCGTGGGGCAGGCGCTATTCGATATCGTCGATCCACTGACGGACGAGACGACGACGATCGTCAGCAAGACCGAAGGCGTGTTTTACATGCGCCGCGCGATTCGCTTTGTAACGGCCGGCGCACCGCTTGGGCGTGTGACAGGCACGCGGCCTTTCAGGACTGGCGTTCTGCTGGGCGCCTGA
- a CDS encoding transporter substrate-binding domain-containing protein has translation MKISLMILSAALAFSSGAFAADSTTLRLGIDPTYPPMDSKAPDGSFKGFDVDLGNEICKRIHARCQWVELEFSGMIPALQARKIDAILSSMAITEKREQQILFSSKLFQFKSRLIARQGSALAGGLNALPGKQIGVQSGTQFEGYALKNWAPLGVHVVAYKSQEEVFADLENGRLDGALLGSVEADYGFLRTQAGKGFAFVGEPLSMGDRGVGIGLRKDETAVQASINEAIASMRKDGTYAQIAKKYFDFDPYGN, from the coding sequence ATGAAAATTTCGCTGATGATCTTGAGCGCCGCGCTGGCTTTCAGCAGCGGCGCGTTTGCTGCTGATTCCACCACGCTGCGCCTCGGCATCGATCCGACCTATCCGCCGATGGACTCCAAGGCGCCCGACGGCAGCTTCAAAGGCTTCGACGTCGATCTCGGCAACGAAATCTGCAAGCGCATTCACGCGCGCTGCCAGTGGGTGGAGCTCGAATTTTCGGGGATGATTCCGGCGTTGCAGGCGCGCAAGATCGACGCGATCCTTTCTTCAATGGCGATCACGGAAAAGCGCGAACAGCAGATTCTGTTTTCGTCGAAGCTGTTCCAGTTCAAATCGCGGCTAATCGCGCGCCAAGGTTCCGCGCTCGCGGGCGGCTTGAACGCATTGCCAGGCAAGCAAATCGGCGTGCAGTCGGGCACGCAGTTCGAGGGGTATGCGCTGAAGAACTGGGCGCCGCTCGGCGTGCATGTGGTGGCGTATAAGAGTCAGGAGGAAGTCTTCGCCGACCTGGAGAACGGGCGTCTCGACGGCGCGTTGCTCGGTTCGGTGGAGGCGGACTACGGATTCTTGCGCACACAGGCGGGCAAGGGGTTTGCGTTCGTGGGCGAACCGCTCTCGATGGGCGATCGCGGCGTGGGCATCGGCTTGCGCAAGGATGAGACCGCGGTGCAGGCCTCCATCAACGAGGCGATCGCCTCGATGCGCAAGGACGGCACGTACGCGCAGATCGCAAAGAAGTACTTCGACTTCGATCCGTACGGAAACTGA
- a CDS encoding LysR substrate-binding domain-containing protein, with translation MALTISQLRAFTAVAEHGSIRAASRALGIAQSGITQQLQNLESMLGATLFTRTNRGIALTALGQRLLQRAGAIIGECERAEQDVQQLRGDYVGEVTFGMTTEPLVDAFAPVLMEFHTRFERVAVHLRTGTSRMMISWIREGTLDFAVALVSKHTDTADLSVMPLYPSDPVVVCRQGHPKAGATSLAELVDCTWVATRSPNLTADPQVNRLSHLFESHGLPPPKIVATVEGLYETLHLVGATDCLSLESSIVAKRGPFAGTLTSIPVRERAVEQNVCLLQRAAIPLTPAAQELATMIASYTRTVRAR, from the coding sequence ATGGCGTTGACCATCTCCCAGCTTCGCGCATTCACCGCCGTGGCCGAGCACGGCAGCATCCGCGCGGCTTCGCGTGCGCTCGGTATCGCGCAAAGCGGCATCACGCAGCAATTGCAGAACCTCGAATCGATGCTCGGCGCCACGCTCTTTACCCGCACGAATCGGGGCATTGCGCTGACCGCACTCGGCCAGCGGCTGTTGCAGCGGGCCGGCGCGATCATCGGCGAATGCGAACGCGCGGAGCAGGACGTGCAGCAACTGCGCGGCGACTATGTCGGCGAGGTCACGTTCGGCATGACAACCGAACCGCTCGTCGATGCGTTCGCGCCGGTGCTGATGGAATTCCACACGCGCTTCGAGCGGGTCGCGGTGCATCTGCGTACGGGCACCTCGCGCATGATGATTTCGTGGATTCGCGAAGGCACGCTGGACTTCGCGGTTGCCCTCGTCTCGAAGCACACGGATACCGCCGATCTATCGGTCATGCCGCTTTATCCGTCCGATCCGGTGGTCGTCTGCCGCCAAGGGCATCCGAAGGCCGGCGCGACCTCGCTGGCCGAACTGGTCGACTGCACGTGGGTGGCCACGCGCTCGCCGAATCTCACGGCCGATCCGCAAGTCAATCGCCTGAGCCATCTGTTCGAGAGCCACGGCTTGCCGCCGCCGAAAATCGTCGCGACGGTAGAAGGCTTGTACGAGACGCTGCATCTGGTGGGCGCAACGGACTGCCTGTCGCTGGAGTCGTCGATCGTGGCGAAGCGTGGGCCGTTTGCCGGCACGCTCACGTCCATTCCCGTGCGCGAGCGCGCGGTCGAACAGAACGTGTGCCTGCTGCAGCGCGCGGCCATTCCGCTCACGCCCGCCGCGCAGGAGCTCGCGACCATGATCGCTTCGTACACGCGCACGGTGCGGGCGCGTTGA
- a CDS encoding oxidoreductase has product MMNRDNPVWLITGCSTGFGRELAKLVLERGWRAVVTARDPSKVKDIVEGHADRALVLALDVTNPKQIEDVVAQTKQRFGRVDALVNNAGYGYLAAIEEGEDDEVRAMFETNVFGLIDMTKAVLPIMREQHSGLIVNVSSIGGITSFAATGYYHATKYAVEGLSESLATEVKPLGIDVLIVEPGPFRTNWAGPSIKQSGTVIDDYAATAGERRAQTEARSGKQAGDPVRAAQAIIDAALSDKPPLRLLLGKTALELARKKLDFMRGDFDAWEATTVGADFPEGAG; this is encoded by the coding sequence ATGATGAATCGAGACAATCCCGTCTGGCTGATCACAGGATGTTCCACCGGATTCGGCCGCGAGCTGGCAAAACTGGTGCTGGAACGCGGCTGGCGCGCGGTGGTTACCGCACGCGACCCGTCGAAAGTGAAAGATATCGTTGAGGGCCACGCCGATCGCGCACTGGTTCTGGCGCTCGACGTGACGAATCCCAAGCAGATCGAAGACGTAGTCGCGCAGACAAAGCAGCGTTTCGGCCGCGTCGATGCGCTCGTCAACAACGCGGGTTACGGTTATCTGGCCGCGATCGAGGAAGGCGAAGACGACGAAGTCCGCGCCATGTTCGAAACCAACGTATTCGGCCTGATCGACATGACGAAGGCGGTCTTGCCGATCATGCGTGAACAGCACAGCGGTTTGATCGTGAACGTGTCGTCAATCGGCGGTATCACGAGCTTTGCGGCGACCGGCTATTACCACGCCACCAAATACGCAGTGGAGGGCTTGTCCGAATCGCTGGCGACGGAGGTGAAGCCGCTCGGCATCGACGTGTTGATCGTTGAGCCGGGGCCGTTCCGTACGAACTGGGCGGGTCCGTCTATCAAACAGTCGGGCACGGTGATCGACGACTACGCGGCCACGGCCGGCGAGCGCCGCGCGCAGACCGAAGCGCGCAGCGGCAAGCAGGCAGGCGACCCGGTGCGCGCGGCGCAGGCCATCATCGACGCCGCGCTGTCGGACAAACCGCCGCTGCGTTTACTGCTCGGCAAAACTGCACTCGAATTGGCCCGCAAGAAGCTGGACTTCATGCGCGGCGACTTCGATGCATGGGAAGCCACGACGGTAGGCGCGGATTTTCCGGAGGGAGCGGGTTAA
- a CDS encoding rubredoxin, with product MYKKGVAVEIQFSPERLNDGAGDPYWIDLTQAEAQRLLESLQARLAETGVGTAAPLVVSLDETPASQAADAPPACTDSAATADDFKQWVCVICGWVYDEAEGLPEEGIAPGTRWADVPPDWRCPLCDVGKEDFALVEF from the coding sequence ATGTACAAGAAGGGCGTAGCCGTAGAAATCCAGTTTTCCCCCGAGCGGCTCAACGACGGCGCCGGCGATCCCTACTGGATCGATCTGACGCAGGCCGAAGCGCAGCGGTTGCTGGAAAGCCTGCAGGCGCGTCTCGCGGAAACCGGCGTGGGCACTGCCGCACCGTTGGTGGTGAGCCTCGATGAAACGCCGGCGTCGCAGGCGGCCGATGCGCCGCCTGCGTGCACCGATTCCGCCGCCACAGCGGACGACTTCAAGCAATGGGTCTGCGTGATCTGCGGCTGGGTCTACGACGAAGCCGAGGGTTTGCCGGAAGAAGGCATCGCGCCGGGCACGCGCTGGGCGGATGTCCCGCCCGACTGGCGCTGCCCGCTCTGCGACGTAGGCAAGGAAGACTTCGCGCTGGTCGAGTTTTAA
- a CDS encoding aromatic ring-hydroxylating oxygenase subunit alpha produces the protein MHAVPPLEQDTGDATVDVQPVQAASQKSAHASGQAANDAPVRDLRRVGIHPDYWYPLAWSHEVKRGKTHGVTFAGDPIVLARTEAGKVFALEDRCAHRQVPLHQGVVDGESIRCGYHGWTYDCSGKCIDVPYLGRERLPNGVRSYPCHEVEGLIFVFPGDAALAEQRPLPDLASVSDKKYKTRRFGRPVNCHYSFMHENLMDMNHQFLHRKQMGQMRARSLGRRNGEGWVEVDYTFARMAGQQPIGEAIVFGQSRKTGGDNDKDVMTIRTEYPYQTLQIRTSEQTLVMNLWIVYVPLDREQRTNRTFGLLSIRKPGVPGVLNLAWPLLVWFTERIFKEDREIVEAEQRAHDSQGADWNHEVFPVINELRALLREHGAPDQVVGAGTGDTEVIRFWDSRHGSPLAKS, from the coding sequence ATGCATGCTGTTCCCCCGCTAGAACAAGACACGGGCGATGCAACCGTCGATGTGCAGCCCGTCCAGGCAGCATCGCAGAAAAGCGCTCACGCGTCCGGCCAGGCGGCCAACGACGCGCCGGTGCGCGATCTGCGCCGCGTCGGCATTCACCCTGATTACTGGTATCCGCTTGCGTGGTCGCATGAGGTGAAGCGGGGCAAGACGCATGGCGTGACGTTCGCGGGCGACCCGATCGTGCTGGCGCGCACGGAGGCCGGCAAGGTGTTCGCGCTCGAAGACCGCTGCGCGCATCGTCAGGTGCCCTTGCATCAGGGCGTGGTGGATGGCGAATCGATTCGCTGCGGCTACCACGGCTGGACTTACGACTGTTCGGGCAAGTGTATCGACGTGCCGTATCTGGGTCGCGAACGTCTGCCGAACGGTGTGCGCTCCTATCCGTGCCACGAAGTGGAAGGCCTGATTTTCGTTTTCCCCGGCGACGCCGCTCTTGCAGAACAACGGCCCCTGCCGGATCTCGCCTCGGTTTCGGACAAGAAGTACAAGACGCGCCGCTTTGGCCGTCCGGTGAATTGCCACTACTCGTTCATGCACGAGAACCTGATGGACATGAACCATCAGTTTCTGCATCGCAAGCAGATGGGGCAGATGCGGGCGCGCTCGCTCGGCCGCCGCAACGGCGAGGGCTGGGTCGAAGTCGATTACACGTTTGCGCGCATGGCCGGCCAGCAACCTATCGGCGAAGCCATCGTGTTCGGCCAGAGCCGCAAAACCGGCGGCGACAACGACAAGGACGTGATGACGATCCGCACCGAGTATCCGTATCAGACGCTGCAGATTCGCACGTCCGAGCAGACGCTGGTGATGAATCTATGGATCGTCTATGTGCCGCTCGATCGCGAGCAGCGTACCAACCGCACGTTCGGCCTGCTGTCGATTCGCAAACCGGGCGTTCCCGGCGTACTGAATCTCGCATGGCCGCTGCTGGTGTGGTTCACCGAACGCATTTTCAAGGAAGACCGCGAGATCGTCGAAGCCGAACAGCGCGCCCACGATTCGCAAGGCGCGGACTGGAATCACGAGGTGTTTCCGGTCATCAACGAACTGCGCGCGTTGCTGCGCGAGCACGGCGCACCGGATCAGGTGGTGGGCGCCGGCACGGGCGACACCGAGGTGATTCGCTTCTGGGATTCTCGCCACGGCAGCCCGCTGGCGAAAAGCTGA
- a CDS encoding glycosyltransferase family 2 protein, translated as MKKTLEQALALASPRIVPRRTTALSTLIHLSVVVLWLLLFARAFFLQGALAWSTGIAYVVYDTLLLAFVTWKTLPLMRRTPPLEPEFERRSLPSMGVIVASHNEATVLPVTLAALLRQTHGPAQIVIADDGSTDSTRELLTGRFGLTAAADGVLSAPSSLYPNLFWLRVPHGGKARALNAAITVMTTETVMTVDADTLLDDDATYAMRAAFASEPKLVAAAGILVPVCGKSVSGRVFQWFQTYEYMRNFIARFAWMRADSLLLISGAFASFKRDALVDVGGFDPQCLVEDYELIHRLRRYSVDHGLGWDVRVVGDAHARTDAPDNLASFLRQRRRWFAGFLQTQYWNRDMTGNPRYGTLGMLMLPVKAIDTMQPIYGLTAFALLLAFLFGGHGAIVVSIFSVIGLKTAIDLAFYLWSIHLYRRWTGERTANSLWMAVFAAIAEPFTFQLVRHVGATLGWLHFLRGGRSWGVQRRSGLVAPDEG; from the coding sequence TTGAAGAAAACCCTGGAACAGGCTCTCGCGCTCGCGTCGCCGCGCATTGTGCCGCGCCGCACGACTGCGTTGAGTACGCTGATTCATCTGAGCGTGGTCGTGTTGTGGCTGCTGCTGTTCGCACGCGCCTTCTTTCTGCAGGGGGCGCTGGCCTGGTCGACGGGCATTGCCTACGTGGTGTACGACACCTTGCTGCTGGCGTTCGTCACGTGGAAAACGCTGCCGCTCATGCGGCGTACACCGCCGCTCGAACCCGAGTTCGAGCGGCGCAGCTTGCCGAGCATGGGCGTGATCGTTGCGTCGCATAACGAAGCGACCGTTCTGCCGGTGACGCTCGCCGCGCTGCTGCGGCAAACGCACGGGCCGGCGCAAATCGTCATTGCCGACGACGGCTCCACCGACTCGACCCGCGAGCTGCTCACTGGGCGCTTCGGCCTCACCGCGGCCGCCGACGGCGTGCTGAGCGCGCCGAGCTCGCTGTATCCGAACCTGTTCTGGCTGCGCGTGCCGCACGGCGGCAAGGCGCGCGCGCTGAACGCCGCGATCACCGTGATGACCACGGAAACCGTCATGACAGTCGACGCCGACACTCTGCTCGACGACGACGCCACCTACGCCATGCGTGCCGCTTTCGCGAGCGAGCCGAAGCTGGTCGCCGCAGCCGGCATTCTGGTGCCGGTGTGCGGCAAGTCGGTGTCGGGGCGTGTATTCCAGTGGTTTCAGACCTACGAGTACATGCGCAACTTCATCGCCCGTTTTGCGTGGATGCGCGCCGACAGTCTGCTGCTGATTTCGGGCGCCTTCGCTTCGTTCAAGCGCGACGCGCTGGTCGACGTGGGCGGTTTCGATCCGCAGTGCCTGGTCGAAGACTACGAGCTGATTCACCGGCTGCGCCGCTATTCGGTCGACCACGGCCTTGGCTGGGACGTGCGCGTGGTCGGCGACGCGCATGCCCGCACCGATGCGCCGGACAACCTTGCCAGTTTTCTGCGTCAACGCCGGCGCTGGTTCGCGGGCTTCCTGCAGACGCAATACTGGAACCGCGACATGACCGGCAATCCGCGCTACGGCACGCTCGGCATGCTGATGCTGCCGGTCAAGGCGATCGACACCATGCAGCCCATCTACGGCCTGACCGCGTTTGCGCTGCTGCTCGCCTTTCTGTTCGGCGGACACGGCGCGATCGTCGTGTCGATCTTCAGCGTGATCGGGCTCAAAACGGCGATCGATCTCGCGTTCTATCTGTGGAGCATTCATCTGTATCGGCGCTGGACCGGCGAGCGCACCGCCAACAGCTTGTGGATGGCGGTGTTCGCGGCGATCGCCGAGCCGTTCACGTTTCAGCTGGTACGGCATGTGGGCGCCACGCTCGGCTGGCTGCATTTCCTGCGCGGCGGGCGGTCGTGGGGCGTGCAGCGCCGCTCCGGCCTGGTGGCGCCGGACGAAGGCTGA
- a CDS encoding cytochrome b, whose translation MNTHADSLTDSSGTPVPSRYTRTAMILHWLIALLMIGNVVLGLSADSLPDDWVRPVVDTHKSIGITVLGLALMRILWRVSHRPPPLPREFPSWEKIAAHVAHFLLYLLMIALPLSGWLHDSAWKDAATHPMRLFDLFPWPRIGYVMNLDPALKESLHDRFGALHTWLGYALYALLAMHIGGALKHQWIDRKSVLKRMVP comes from the coding sequence ATGAATACGCACGCCGACTCTTTGACCGATTCGAGCGGCACGCCAGTGCCGTCGCGATACACCCGCACGGCCATGATTCTGCACTGGCTGATCGCGCTGCTGATGATCGGCAACGTGGTGCTCGGCCTGAGCGCGGATTCGTTGCCGGACGACTGGGTGCGCCCGGTGGTCGATACCCATAAGTCGATCGGGATCACGGTGCTCGGTCTCGCGCTCATGCGCATCTTGTGGCGTGTGTCGCACAGGCCGCCGCCCTTGCCGCGCGAGTTTCCTTCGTGGGAGAAAATCGCCGCCCATGTCGCGCATTTTCTGCTGTATCTGCTGATGATTGCACTGCCACTATCGGGCTGGCTGCACGATTCCGCATGGAAGGACGCGGCGACGCACCCCATGCGCCTGTTCGATCTGTTTCCCTGGCCGCGCATCGGTTACGTGATGAATCTCGATCCGGCGCTCAAGGAGAGCTTGCACGATCGCTTCGGGGCCTTGCACACCTGGCTCGGCTACGCGCTCTATGCGCTGCTGGCAATGCATATCGGCGGCGCGTTGAAGCATCAGTGGATCGATCGCAAGTCGGTTCTGAAGCGCATGGTGCCTTGA
- a CDS encoding class I SAM-dependent methyltransferase, which produces MTAPIPFVPDRFKTNAAHYLAGRPPYSPQLIRRVAQSCELGGSHRLLDLGCGPGQLSLAFSSWVGSGLALDPEPEMLRIAAGLGAGIAPNIEYREGSSYDLAPTLGRFRLAVIGRAFHWMDRPDTLARLDELIEPEGAVALFSTAIVTEAPIAWLAPYHALVEEYAQSDPARMQRKSDDWESHDTVLAKSSFPALERVSIVETRRTSVESLIERPLSMSSLSRERLGERLDELQARIRQLLDAHATNGWVEERIESTALIARREASHRQGAVASLRRAREII; this is translated from the coding sequence ATGACCGCACCGATTCCGTTCGTCCCCGACCGCTTCAAGACCAACGCCGCGCACTACCTGGCGGGCCGTCCACCCTATTCGCCGCAGCTGATTCGCCGCGTCGCGCAGTCGTGCGAGCTCGGCGGTTCGCACCGGCTGCTCGATCTCGGCTGCGGGCCGGGGCAGTTGTCTCTGGCGTTTTCTTCGTGGGTCGGATCGGGTCTTGCGCTCGACCCCGAACCGGAAATGCTGCGCATCGCAGCGGGTCTCGGCGCCGGGATTGCGCCCAACATCGAGTATCGCGAGGGCAGCTCCTATGATCTGGCTCCTACTCTGGGGCGCTTTCGCCTGGCAGTGATCGGACGAGCGTTTCACTGGATGGACCGGCCCGACACGCTCGCCCGGCTGGATGAGCTGATCGAACCGGAAGGCGCGGTCGCGCTGTTCTCGACCGCGATCGTCACCGAAGCGCCGATTGCCTGGCTCGCGCCCTACCACGCGCTGGTCGAAGAGTATGCGCAGAGCGACCCGGCGCGCATGCAGCGCAAGTCGGACGACTGGGAGAGCCACGACACGGTGCTCGCGAAGTCGTCATTTCCGGCGCTCGAGCGTGTGTCGATTGTCGAAACACGGCGCACGTCGGTCGAATCGTTGATCGAGCGCCCCCTGTCGATGTCGAGTCTGTCGCGCGAACGGCTCGGCGAGCGGCTGGACGAACTGCAGGCACGCATCCGGCAGCTACTGGATGCGCATGCAACCAACGGCTGGGTCGAGGAACGGATCGAGTCGACCGCGTTGATCGCGCGGCGCGAGGCGTCGCATCGCCAGGGTGCAGTCGCTTCCCTGCGCCGGGCGCGCGAAATAATCTGA
- a CDS encoding SAM-dependent methyltransferase yields MSLSTADHTMPPPPAEPADGWLIQRCERGWLPDGVIRFGMRRLMRQRLRDEALDNGEVRSQRLNRLLDDLRASPIAIETQAANTQHYEVPASFFHAHLGPRLKYSCCLYPTGSETLAQAEAAMLERYAERAELADGQRILDLGCGWGSLSLWLAARYPNSQIVALSNSHAQRAFIEARAAEAGLHNLSVFTGNVVDFEFENGDDAQPGCGFDRVVSIEMFEHMKNYGLLLTKIARWMRDDAKLFVHIFVHRTLAYHFQVQDGSDWMSKYFFTGGTMPSEALLLNFQGDLRMERQWWVSGTHYERTANHWLAALDAARDRVMPMLADTYGAHDAAVWLQRWRMFYMAVAELFGYANGNEWGVGHYRFVKRFVKR; encoded by the coding sequence ATGAGCCTTTCCACCGCCGATCACACCATGCCGCCCCCGCCCGCCGAGCCCGCTGACGGCTGGCTCATTCAGCGCTGCGAACGCGGCTGGCTGCCTGACGGCGTGATCCGTTTCGGCATGCGTCGGCTGATGCGCCAGCGCTTGCGCGACGAAGCGCTCGACAACGGCGAGGTGCGCTCGCAAAGGCTCAACCGTCTGCTGGACGATCTGCGCGCGAGTCCGATCGCCATCGAAACGCAAGCCGCCAACACGCAGCATTACGAGGTGCCGGCGTCGTTCTTCCATGCGCATCTCGGGCCGCGTCTGAAGTATTCGTGCTGCCTGTATCCGACCGGCAGCGAGACGCTCGCGCAAGCCGAGGCGGCCATGCTCGAACGCTACGCCGAGCGGGCGGAACTGGCCGACGGTCAGCGGATTCTCGACCTCGGCTGCGGCTGGGGTTCGCTGTCGTTATGGCTGGCGGCGCGTTACCCGAATTCGCAGATCGTCGCGCTATCGAACTCGCATGCGCAGCGCGCGTTCATCGAAGCGCGCGCGGCCGAGGCAGGCTTGCACAATCTCTCGGTGTTCACGGGCAACGTTGTCGATTTCGAATTCGAGAACGGCGACGACGCACAGCCTGGCTGCGGCTTTGATCGCGTGGTGTCGATCGAGATGTTCGAGCACATGAAGAACTACGGCTTGCTGCTGACAAAAATCGCACGCTGGATGCGCGACGACGCAAAGCTGTTCGTGCATATCTTCGTGCATCGCACGCTTGCGTACCACTTCCAGGTACAGGACGGCAGCGACTGGATGTCGAAGTACTTCTTCACCGGCGGCACGATGCCGTCCGAGGCGCTGCTGCTCAATTTCCAGGGCGACTTGCGCATGGAGCGGCAGTGGTGGGTGAGCGGTACGCACTACGAGCGCACGGCGAATCATTGGCTCGCCGCGCTCGACGCAGCGCGCGACCGGGTGATGCCGATGCTCGCCGATACCTACGGCGCGCACGATGCGGCCGTGTGGCTGCAACGTTGGCGCATGTTCTATATGGCCGTGGCCGAGCTATTCGGCTACGCGAATGGGAACGAGTGGGGCGTTGGGCATTATCGGTTTGTGAAGCGGTTTGTGAAGCGTTGA